The following nucleotide sequence is from Macrobrachium nipponense isolate FS-2020 chromosome 21, ASM1510439v2, whole genome shotgun sequence.
AAAGTCAGAATCTAAACTTATCTGAAATGGATTACTGGACCACAGACCACGAAAAGTCGTTTGGGAAACgaatattgaaattttttatttagagCCAGTATATATTGAACTTACGATGCTCTGCTAATGAATTTCACTCAATCCTGATATAAAACCACATTACTTAAGGTCCATATTTCACTGAGATGCTCTTAAATTAATCACTCATCCCCAATTACATTGCTGCATTCTGTCTTACCAATTTTCATTACCTAATTCCATTACTCTTGGGATATTCATTTCACGTGTTGAAGCCCGCGTTTCATTAGCCCATTTCACCTGTTAAACTTAAATTTTCCAGCTGTCTTCTAGCTTTCACATTCGCATTAATATCAGCTTTTACAACGATTTTTAAATTCCCAGCAATCCttcaattcatatattttcttaaacCAGAAAATTATCAAAGTATTTGCatcaatttttaaaataccagtaattcttcaattcatattttttctttaaatcagaAAGTGATCAGAATTTTGTAGCGTTTTTTCAAATTCCCAAGAACACTTCAATTCATATCTATTTTCCTTTAAACCAGAAAATAATCAGTTTTAGCATCGGTTTTCAAATTACCAGGAATACCTCGATTCACATCTTTTCTTTAAACCAGAAAATGAATACAGCTTTTGCATCGATTTTCAAAATACCAGCAATCCttcaattcaaattattttttttaaaccagaaAATAATCAGTTTTAGCATCGGTTTTCAAATTACCAGGAATACCtagattcatattttttctttaaaaaagaaaatgttcacaGCTTTGGCGACGCGATTTTCAAACAAAATACCAGCAATCCTTCAATTGGCAACAAACTTATTTCCTTTTAAAACCAGAAAAAGAATTCAGTTTTAAGCATCGGTTTTCATATTACCAGGAATACctctattcttattttttctttaaagcaGAAAATGATCACAGCTTTTGCATCCATTTTCAAAATACCAGCAACCCTTCAattaaaattatttcctttaaaccAGAAAATAATCAGTTTTAGCATCGGTTTTCAAATTACCAGGAATACCtcgattcatattttttctttaaaccaGAAAATGATCACAGCTTTTgcatcaattttcaaaataccAGCAATccttcaattcatatttttttctttaaaccagAAAATGATCAGTTTTAGCGTCGGTTTGTTTTCAAATTACCAGAAATAcctcaatttaaattttttctttaaaccaTAAAATTATCACAGCTTTTGCATCCATTTTTAAAATACCAGCAATCCTTCAATTCAAATGATTTCCTTTAAACCAGAAAATAACCAGTTTTAGCATCGGTTTTCAAATTACCAGGAATACctcgattcctattttttctttaaaccaGAAAATGATCACAGCTTTTGCATCGATTTTCAAAATACCAGCAATCCTTCaattcatatctttttctttaaaacagaaaatgatctaaatttttgcatatttttcaaaTTACCAGCAAACCTTCAATTCACAGTTTTTCCCTCAGCCAGAGCAATAGCAGAGGAACGGGAAACAACGCTTCCATGACTTGAATGACACATACAATCTGCCTCCTCGTTTgacaaaaacgaaaataattcGAGGTCTCGCTTATTTTAGTTCATGCAAAAGACCATGACACCAGATCTGCGAAGGATTTGCGTAATTTCCTCTGGTATGACTGCCACATATATACATGACACGGAGAgggataaaaattttttttattaggaggTATGGTAGCTGATAATTAGAAATGCATTGCAAGAAGGTATACGAATTGGTAATTAAAAATACACCGTGGATGTGAAAGAGGAAgtgaataataatacttaaaatatacCGATGGTAAAAATAGACTAAAACCATAATTATAACATTCTCATTATAGAAAGATCCATTCCTAAATATCATCATATACAAAGTATATCAGAATATTCATCAGCTATTGCAACTTCAAAATATTCAACATACGTTTGAACTTAATTTACACTTGTCAGTAAATTATGGACTTTTTGTTTCTCAACATATATTTAAATGTCAGAAAACTATggcatatttgtgtgtgtgtgtgtaaagaataaattaaataaatatatatattgtataatatatatatatatatatatatatatagatatagatatatgactggaaaaaatgtttttgttacaacagaattccatctaataaaaggagcccttaaaaacgccaaaatatagaaagtaagtactatacttaagagactgctgtctctcattTTAGTAGGCAAtgaattacctacctgaagagagagagagacagcagtctctgaaattctgaaatatagtacttactttctatattttggtgttttcataggctccttttattatataaattatatatatatatatatattatatatatatatacatatatatatatatatatatatatatatatatatatatatatatatatatatatacacacacaaataaatatatagatcaaGGTAAGAAGCTGAACACATACTGACAtcaagacacacatacacacacacacacacacacactatgcagACGATAGGTGTGTTAAAAGTGGCCTTGCATATCGCTATAAAGCCAAACCAGTTGTAACAGCGTAAGAAATATAAGAAGTCATGTGAATACTTTATGATAAATTGCGCAAGAGAATGAAGTAACACATTTACCTTCCGCGGTCAGTAGCTAACAGTCTCTGGGTACGAGTACAGAAATTATGAacgaaactaaataaataaataatatttaaaatgtagTTGTAAAAACACGGAATTTTGTCAAACTTCGAACTGTATATAAAAATCATGAATGGGAGGTAAATCAGTAAATGCCAAAAATTAAAAACGTTGAGGTAAAACAATTATCTTCAAATTGGAACTGTATCACAGATATGTAGATCATGAACGAAAAGTGAATAtataactcaataaataattgagaaaaaatgaaaagtgtaGAAGTAAACAAGAAATGACTTTCAAATTTGAACTATATCACATGTAGACAAAATCACGAAAGAACAGtaaatgttatgtaaatattaaagaacaaatgaaaaatggagaggCATACAAACAAACTACTTTTAAACTGGAACTGTGTCAGATacataataaatcaatcaataaataaataaacaatgcaaaACGTCAAAGCAACCATAGAGAAACTACTATTCTCAATAACCGGGAACTGTATCAGAAACTTCGGCGACTCCCGCGTGAAGCAATTCTGAAACAGGACTGaagcaaaaaaagagagaaagagaggaggaggaggattaaagaaaaaaaaagaatgaaaggaggaggaggaggaggaggcggaggaggaggagggaaaccCGTCGCAAGGTGGAGGGACTTTCTAAGGGCATAAGGGATGCAGCGTAACAACCATTTCCCTCCCTCCCCGGTCCAGtaaagagggagagggggaggagggaggatcTCCATCGGTGCCTCGGGCGGCGAAGGGCACTACGCCGGTATATAAGGGCCGCGGAGCCGCTGGTTTATGCATTCAGTTCGACTCCTTCACACAACGATGACGACCAAAGTAAGTTCTAGATCTCTCTCGGGAGCGTCGGATGTGTTCCGGTCTCCGACGACAGTCGCCCTGTGTCGtgtttttttcaattaaaaaatcattttttaaactGATTTTTACAATTGCATGGCAGTTCttcatctattaattttttttaaaagcatcgtgGTTCTTTATTTCtcgtattttttctatttttgtcagAGCACCGCggttcaatactttttttttttaatttttaatttttttttgtcacagcATCGCAGTTGTTGTACGCATTTCGTAATACGTATAGCGTGCCGGGTACATATTGACTCATGGAACAGAAGAGCGGTGGCATATCGCCGTTTGtgtgtgctagagagagagagagagagagagacgaggagaagagatggagagactgctagggagacgagagagagagtaggatagagcagagagagagagagagagagagagagtatggatgGTATGCTAGAACTGATTTTTAAGTACCAGAATAGTTAGCAGAGAATTTACATAATTCTTATGATTTTCAAAGTTAAAGGCATGGCTGTACCAGACTTATTTCCGGTTTATATATGATTGGAGCCTGTGTTCTCAATAATATTGAACTTAACCAATTTTCCTGTTTTAAATTATGCTCTCTTTTTTTACTCTATAATATCTTTGTCCAGTAAGTTATTCCATAAATTACTTAAGGGCGTATACGGTCCACTTTCACCGTAATAACTTATCCGTTAGATATAATGTAGCCTATAGCTGCATTCCCTCCATCATTTCATCTTTTTCCCATCttatttatcatttccttttcattatttcgTGTGGGTGTCTGTGGTCTACCTTCACTGTCATAATTCATCAAGTACAATGTGGTCAACATCGGTATTTTATTACCATTTCATCTTTATCCCATCTTGATTcgattctattttattattattattattattattattattattattattattattattattattattattattattattattattattattattatcaatattcagtagatgaaacctattcatgtggaacaagcccacctaaGGGGTAATTAACTTGAATtccaagctcccaaagaatatggtgttcattaggaagaagaggaaatgaagggaaatatagaaagaagataccacttattaaaaaaggaaaaaattattatatagataaatatataaaaatgtatcaaaatgcatgAAGAGTAgtatcagggtagtaatgcacaGCATTTCCGCTTGAACTTCTGAGATTCCAACTTctcgacatcctctgggaggctatTTCCACATTGTGTTTACATAACTATCAGCTTTGTCTTACAGCAGCGGCAACAGCAGCAGATCAGGATGACTATGACTGACACAGAGGATTTCTGCCTGGCTACTGAAGTGACACACACTAAACTTCCGTCACTTTTGGATGACTGGGAAGACCGAGAGCATCTTTCGTAAAACATTTTTTCTAGTTTCATCTCTCACAGTAAAAGTGTATGCAGCTAAAAACTAAGATTGTGCTTTGGAAATGAGTTTGTCTTTGAAAAACGCCTCCTAAACCTCACGAGCTTAACAAAATAATCATAGTAGCTGACATAACAGTCATTCTACATTATCATAAAAATCCTTTGTACTGACAGTCAGCTCTGACCATCATATTATGTatagataacatgataaaaatgataattcccAACATTacataaattttgatttttaaaaagtaaCTCAACTTCATAATTCCCACCAATCACTGAGACTATTCAACTGAGAATACTTTatacaaaatcaaatatatcaCTTCATCATGACGGGTGCACTAAAAATGACTATTTAGTGATCAACTgctaaagaatgaataaaaatttcaatttagATGATAAGGAGGACTACAAATCAatgctttatgtttaaaaagactTAATGCATGCTGCTGATTTCTCCATATGGACACTTTTCAAAAACTTATTACTGTTTTGTAGTCTTTATCTTTTACTAACTTGCATGGAACCTTCTacttatttgataataatggaaatCATCCCTTTCCAGACTGTGGTCTTGTGTGCCCTTTTGGCAGTCACGGCGACAATTCCTCGAGGGGTTCTCTCTAACCCAGCAAAATTATATCAGCCTCCTGATGTAGGCAGTCCTGGAGTTTCTTCTAGTGGGGGATTTGGAGGTTCCGGTGGTTCTTCGGCGGGTGCTTTTGGGGCGTCTTCTGGTGCACATGGAGGATCAGGAAGTGGAGGATTCGGTGGTTCATCTGGAGCAGGATTTGGTGGTTCATCAACTGCTGGAGGACTTGGCAGCGGTGGCTTCGGAGGTTCAGCTGGTAGCGGTTTTGGTGCCTCCGGATCTGGATTTGGAGGCTCAGTAGGATCTGGTGGGGCTGGCAGTGGAGGCTTCGGAGGTTCAGCAGGAAGTGGTTTTGGTTCCTCAGGATCTGGATTTGGAGGCTCTGTAGGATCTGGTGGTGCTGGATTTGGAGGTTCTGCAGGATCTGGTGGGGCTGGCAGTGGAGGCTTCGGAGGCTCAGCAGGAAGTGGTTTTGGTTCCTCAGGATCTGGATTTGGAGGCTCTGTAGGATCTGGTGGTGTTGGATTTGGAGGTTCTGCAGGATCTGGTGGGGCTGGCAGTGGAGGCTTCGAAGGCTCAGCAGGAAGTGGTTTTGGTTCCTCAGGATCTGGATTTGGAGGCTCTGCAGGATCTGGTGGTGCTGGATTTGGAGGTTCTGTAGGATCTGGTGGGGTTGGCAGTGGAGGCCTCGGAGGTTCAGCAGGAAGTGGTTTTGGTTCATCAGGATCTGGATTTGGAGGTTCCGCAGGATCTGGTGGTGCTGGCAGTGCAGGCTATGGTGGTTCAGCAGGTAGTGGTATTGGTGCCTCAGGATCTGGTTTTGGAGGTTCCTCAGGAGCTGGATTTGGAGGTTCTGTAGGATCTGGTGGGGCTGGCAGTGGAGGCTTCGGAGGTTCAGCAGGAAGTGGTTTTGGTTCCTCAGGATCTGGTTTTGGAGGTTCCACAGGATCTGGATTTGGAGGCTCTGTAGGATCTGGTGGTGCTGGATTTGGAGGTTCCGTAGGATCTGGTGGTGCTGGATTTGGAGGCTCCGTAGGATCTGGTGGTGCTGGATTTGGAGGTTCTGCAGGATCTGGTGGAGTTGGCAGTGGAGGCTTTGGTGGTTCAGCAGGAAGCGGTTTTGGTGCCTCAGGATCTGGTGGTTACCAAGGTCCCTCTGCTCCTGTCGTTCCTATTCTTGCTGATGAACGTGATGGTCCACACGCTGATGGTTCTTACAGCTTCAACTTCGAAACTGGTGATGGCATCAGCCGTCAAGAACAAGGATATCCACAGGGTGAAACTGGAGCTGTGGCACAGCAAGGTGCATGGTCGTAAGTAGAAAAatgattcacttatttatttaaaaataaaagtctgaGTTGTATGTCTAGATAAAAGAAACTAAAATTATGAAACTATCAAATTCTGTCCAACGGTAAatactttcattaatttttttacttacttttgttattttcagATTCACTTTCCCAGATGGTACCCCAGCTAACTTCCAGTTTGTTGCCGATGGATCTGGTTTCCGTGTAGAATCAGACCTTCtgccaactcctcctcctcttccacctcaTGCCATCGCTCAGATTGAGAAAGCAGCTCTTGAGGATGCTGCTGCCAGTGCTGCTGGAGCTCAGGGAGCTTACAGTGGAGGTTCCCAATCTGGCTCCGGTGCCGGCTTAGGCTCTGGAGCAGGATTTGGTTCTGGAGCAGGATTTGGTTCTGGAGCAGGATTTGGCTCTGGTGCTGGCTCAGGATCTGGAGCAGGATTTGGCTCTGGTGCCGGCTCAGGATCTGGAGCAGGATTTGGCTCTGGTGCCAGCTTAGGCGCTGGTGCCGGCTTAGGCTCTGGAGCAGGATTTGGCTCTGGTGCCAGCTTAGGTTCTGGAGCAGGATTTGGCTCTGGCGCTGGCTTAGGCTCTGGAGCAGGATTTGGTTCTGGTGCCGGCTTAGGCTCTGGAGCAGGATTTGGCTCTGGTGCCGGCCTAGGCTCTGGAGCAGGCTTTGGCTCAGGATCTCAGGGATCTGGTGCTGGATTTGGCTCTGGATCAGGATCTCAATTTGGCGGCCCCGTATCAGTTCCAGCACCGCAAACTCCAGGCAGAACCTACGGTTTACCTTGAACAGACTCAAGAATCTTCTCAGCACGACCCACCTGATGTGTGATGTTCCACTCTATCAAAAGGATACATCATTCACTATGCATAAGATTACTTGTTCAGAAGATGCATATAACTAACCGATTATTGTCATCATATGACACTGGCGATTGTTATATTATGTATTACTGACTGAATCACTTCACTGTATCACAGGGACCACTGAATTTCTCAGTGCTTTCTTGTCTAGACATTCACTTAGGTAAAGGTGCTGTTATTGACTCCACACAGGTGACAAAAATACGCTTAGTAGTTGTAGTTACTGTTaatgatgaaatataatttttgttaaaatGTCTGAGTTTATTTCGCCTCCCATATGAAGCATTGCATATTCGACGAATTGAAAACAGAGCAAATGTGATAAGAGACTGGTTGTCGATTCATCCTTTACTGATACCCAAAATCTTCACTCGTACCTTCGTCTGTATTTTTaggataatgataatgtttaatTTCATTGTGGAACAACATTCTACAAAGGTTAAGTTTTAAATAtgtcacaataagctgtaggtcccgttgggtcttagccatgtaaaaatatccaatccttcgggccagccctagaagagtaAGTCCCGTTGGCTCCTTGCCACGtcaaaatgtctaatccttctggccagcctaGAAGAGTTAAGTCCcgttggctcctagccacgtcaaaatgtctaatccttctggccagccctaggagagctgttaaccaactcagtggtctgggtaaGCTAAGATGTACTTGAACTTTTTACATACTTACGTTGGTAAACCGATAGAGAGGAAAGACATATAATAAGGCTTTACCTTCCTCCCATGTCATTAAGATCACTTATCAGGAAAAAGCATCCCAGCTAACAGACGAAGCTAAACGTACTTATTTCAGCTTCTAtgtacacattattttttacgaATATCTGGTCAAATGAATAAACAGCTGTCAAAAAGGTATGGTAAAGCAATGGCCATGAGCTGGTCTCTGGATTCAGATTGTTCTGTGCCACCTCTTTAAGTATTACTGGAATCTGTGCATTCTATATATGTAGGACTTCctttgcaaaataaaagtaacaatGAATTTTAAGAAATAGCCAATGGGGCTGCTTACTCAGCATCTAGTAGTACATGTTTATATCGATTTCGTACAAGGATATTTTTAATCGCAAAGAGCAATtttagacacttttttttttattacaattactATTCTAATTCTTATGGAAGAAGATATACAGAGAAAAAGACCTCAAGTCAACTTGTCcctactattaaatgttttacattattttaaagtCCTAATCTCGTTACCTGTGGAACAGGAAAACAGTTGAAAACATAGACTGTGTGTGAGAATACAGTTATGAAACCACTaagttatcatataaaaaaaaaatgttcttattcTTAACTTTCACAATTGTAAAATCTAGGCTGCTCAGCTGTACTTAATCATTAAGACTTTTAATTATAGCTCGCTCACCCTCTGCAGCTGTACTTATTCATAAAGTCTTTTAATTATATCTCGCTAACTCGATCAGCCTCTGCAGCTGTACTTATTCATAAAGTCTTTTAATTATAGCTCGCTAACTCGATCAGCCTCTGCAGCTGTACTTATTCATAGTCTTTTAATTATAGCTCACTAACCCGATCAGCCTCTGCAGCTGTACTTATTCATAAAGTCTTTTAATTATAGCTCGCTAACACGATTAGCCTCTGCAGCTGTACTTATTAATAAAGTCTTTGAATTATAGCTCGCTAACCCGATTAGCCTCTGCAGCTGTACTTATTAATAAAGTCTTTGAATTATAGCTCGCTAACCCGATTAGCCTCTGCAGCTGTACTTATTAATAAAGTCTTTTAATTATAGCTCGCTAACCCGATTAGCCTCTGCAGCTGTACTTATTAATAAAGTCTTTGAATTATAGCCCGCTAACCCGATTACCCTCTGCAGCTGTACTTATTAATAAAGTCTTTGAATTATAGCTCGCTAACTCGATCAGCCTCTGCAGCTGTActtattcataaagtctttgaatTATAACTCGCTAATCCAATTAGCCTCTGAAGAACTCCCCAGCGAATTTATATCGATCGTCAATTAAACAGAATGATCTAGAAACCTTTCTGAATAATTTCACCAACGGTGCTATTCCTGCTACATTTGACACTGTTGTTACAAATCGATTTTAATCATATCAAGTTTAGATAAAGGtgatcaattgaaaaaaaaactatatatatatatatatatatatatatatatataatatatatatatatatatatatatgatatatatatatatagatatatatatatatatatatatatatatatatatatatatatatattatataagcaaataccgcaggaaaatgataggcagaaatccgtacCTACAATGCCCCAATAAAGGCGAAAGGGCTCGGTGCAGATTTTCGCCTATCATTCtcctgtggttttcgcttatataatgaagacacgttcatctactgtgattttttaaagcatatatatattgtatatagcatatttattagGGCATCTAATATAAGCAGCTAGATGTATCTAACTGCATATATGAGATGTATCTAGACTTGATGTGAGAAAGCAAACCGTGATCATTAGACAGACTTTGGTTGTTAtgatcacaaaataaataaataaataaaataaaataaaattacggtTTAAAATGGgatttcttacacacacacacacacacacacacacttcaagcATTAAAACTTTCACCAAAGATtaaaaagaaactcacaactgAACTGCACCAATGTGGTTTAACAACCTGGGCTGAATATTTTACAACACTAATTTTCATGCATCTACACAAAACAAAAAGCTCACCAGCTAATTGTTCAACCCAACTAAACACAAGTCTGTTTAATTCCTATCTTACAGGTAACTCTCTCATTTCTGGATTTTGAGGCGTTTTCTCTTCCACATCATCATCCATTCCCTTCTTGGTCTTCTGCTTCTCCTTTCTCctgatatttaaaaattttatacctCCTCCATCAGCTTatcatcctccattctttccacatggccAAATAATTTACCTTATAAGCCTGCTTTGGCTCACTCTATTATTATCTTTCTCCTGTGGCAATAATTTAAATTCTTTCACTAATCTCTGCAATTTTTTAACACTATCCATAGTCAGTACTGTGTCATGTATGAATACCATTCAACGACCCATCCATGACATGTATTTCTCTTCCACAATTTTGAAATTACCGGTAACTGTGTTTAGACCTGGGGCAAGCAAAACCTACTGCTATATATACAGGGTAATtgaaattaaaggtaaatttccACAGCAACTGTTCTGTCTCTGACTTCTCACAATACTCTATCACTAtagataatatacaaatatacagccaTAGGCACATAGCCCACCATTGTTCAGCTCCATTTCTTCACCAAACCAGTCATTTACACCTGCGTGCTTCACCCACATCatgaaaaattatacaaatcaACAATTTACCATCTAAACTCAGGTCCCTATCGATACTTTCAACCCAATCACAAGTGTGTTGCATCCTTATCCTCTCTTAATTCATAAAGTTCCTTATATACACTAAAATTCTTAGTCTCCTCTTTCACTTTTTCCTTTGGAACCTTTTACTCTTCCAGGACTACCTTACAAACCCTGGTCAACCACTCAATCACActgcaattaccatcacacaacAACTCATTTGTAATTCCATCAATTTCTGGTTTCCATTTATTTAGTATCTTAATTGCCCTCTCTCTGTCCTCAACAGTAACTTTCGAAAGAATTCTCGCACTTATTCTAACCTCCTGACCTGTTTTCTCTTCCACTAACAAGAAATCACTGAtttctgtttcaaaaatcattttgaaaatcgCCTAAATATTGGACAGTGAATATAACATGAAAAACAGTTTGAAACTAAATCAATTTGAGTCGACCTAAGACTGCATTCACTTCCGAATCATCTCTCCATTACCATCTCTTGTTATGAGATACATTTGTTCATCAACCTATTTTTACATATTCCTTGTTctctttattgttattgttcaCATTCTACCCCACGCCTTTCTTTTATTATATGGTATCCTATTTGTTCCTACCCGGTTTGTGAACACATTACCTCTCTTCCTGAACTTCTGAACAAAGTCCTCCATTTTGTCTCTActcactgtacacacacacacacacacacacacacatatgaatgaCTTACATATTTTCAAATGCACACTCTCGTATATTCGTATCTTTTGTCCTTGATTAAAACAAGTTTAACGCTCACCTCATATAACATATCTTCATGAATAAACATACACTATCATCTAATTTATTTTTCGTAACGACCAACTGATTAAATATTTGCTTATTCAATAGCTGTGGCCTTCATCTGAACATTTCACTGTGCAGTAATGAGTCTTTCCTATCTCTTATCTATGTAGGTTTCTTTGAATTGCTGCTTTGTGGACAGTACTTTTCAAATCAATTGGTTtggatttaaagtttttttttcactctcctcTTTTACATGATTCCTTATTTTTTACCTTGTTCAGAATCGTATGTCTACAAGTTCCTCTGTAGCTAAATATGTCTCATATTCCCTATAAGCTTAATTAGGCTTTTTCATCCATAATCCTTTCAGTCCTTTCAGTCAAAGTACGAGGGCATTTAAATGCCCATTTCATCAAGCTATACTTTAGATTAGAAAACAGTAGTGACTACAATTATGATTGCAAAATATTGGTATCAGAAGAAAACACTGAGTAGTGACTACAATTATGATTTGTATCAGAAGACGCTGAAGTATAGACAGACAATAAAATCGGCAACATGAAAACAGATAAATGACAACAAACAAGCGAAATCTGGAATGAAATCTAAAACAAAAGACGATTAAGtatatgaaaaaaagtaattgcaTAACTCCTTTCATTTAGAACTCACGGAAGGAACAAATGGAATGCTGAGTTACGATTTTAATCTGAAGAAATTTAATGACTGAACAAGAGCCTGGTGAGGAAAGTGGTAAATAATTAGACGTCGAAAATGCTACTCTGTcactattatttattttgaaaggaaaAACTGAATACTGTAGATTCTTATGCAGTGAGAGCATATCAAGCGATGCATCGATGAACACTCGTGAATCAAGTAAGACAACGATgattgaatgtatgtatacagcaataaatttataaatataattatacatatatgtatgtgtgtatgtgtacacgtGCTTATACACATTCTGGCAAACTGCTTTATAATACAAATAGAGTTCATAATATATGTCAAATTGCCACGGTCAACACAATATTTCCTACGAGCTTTCGATTTT
It contains:
- the LOC135197699 gene encoding fibroin heavy chain-like isoform X3 encodes the protein MHSVRLLHTTMTTKTVVLCALLAVTATIPRGVLSNPAKLYQPPDVGSPGVSSSGGFGGSGGSSAGAFGASSGAHGGSGSGGFGGSSGAGFGGSSTAGGLGSGGFGGSAGSGFGASGSGFGGSVGSGGAGSGGFGGSAGSGFGSSGSGFGGSVGSGGAGFGGSAGSGGAGSGGFGGSAGSGFGSSGSGFGGSVGSGGVGFGGSAGSGGAGSGGFEGSAGSGFGSSGSGFGGSAGSGGAGFGGSVGSGGVGSGGLGGSAGSGFGSSGSGFGGSAGSGGAGFGGSVGSGGAGSGGFGGSAGSGFGSSGSGFGGSTGSGFGGSVGSGGAGFGGSVGSGGAGFGGSVGSGGAGFGGSAGSGGVGSGGFGGSAGSGFGASGSGGYQGPSAPVVPILADERDGPHADGSYSFNFETGDGISRQEQGYPQGETGAVAQQGAWSFTFPDGTPANFQFVADGSGFRVESDLLPTPPPLPPHAIAQIEKAALEDAAASAAGAQGAYSGGSQSGSGAGLGSGAGFGSGAGFGSGAGFGSGAGSGSGAGFGSGAGSGSGAGFGSGASLGAGAGLGSGAGFGSGASLGSGAGFGSGAGLGSGAGFGSGAGLGSGAGFGSGAGLGSGAGFGSGSQGSGAGFGSGSGSQFGGPVSVPAPQTPGRTYGLP
- the LOC135197699 gene encoding uncharacterized protein LOC135197699 isoform X6, which codes for MHSVRLLHTTMTTKTVVLCALLAVTATIPRGVLSNPAKLYQPPDVGSPGVSSSGGFGGSGGSSAGAFGASSGAHGGSGSGGFGGSSGAGFGGSSTAGGLGSGGFGGSAGSGFGASGSGFGGSVGSGGAGSGGFGGSAGSGFGSSGSGFGGSVGSGGAGFGGSAGSGGAGSGGFGGSAGSGFGSSGSGFGGSVGSGGVGFGGSAGSGGAGSGGFEGSAGSGFGSSGSGFGGSAGSGGAGFGGSVGSGGVGSGGLGGSAGSGFGSSGSGFGGSAGSGGAGSAGYGGSAGSGIGASGSGFGGSVGSGGAGFGGSVGSGGAGFGGSAGSGGVGSGGFGGSAGSGFGASGSGGYQGPSAPVVPILADERDGPHADGSYSFNFETGDGISRQEQGYPQGETGAVAQQGAWSFTFPDGTPANFQFVADGSGFRVESDLLPTPPPLPPHAIAQIEKAALEDAAASAAGAQGAYSGGSQSGSGAGLGSGAGFGSGAGFGSGAGFGSGAGSGSGAGFGSGAGSGSGAGFGSGASLGAGAGLGSGAGFGSGASLGSGAGFGSGAGLGSGAGFGSGAGLGSGAGFGSGAGLGSGAGFGSGSQGSGAGFGSGSGSQFGGPVSVPAPQTPGRTYGLP
- the LOC135197699 gene encoding fibroin heavy chain-like isoform X4, with the translated sequence MHSVRLLHTTMTTKTVVLCALLAVTATIPRGVLSNPAKLYQPPDVGSPGVSSSGGFGGSGGSSAGAFGASSGAHGGSGSGGFGGSSGAGFGGSSTAGGLGSGGFGGSAGSGFGASGSGFGGSVGSGGAGFGGSAGSGGAGSGGFGGSAGSGFGSSGSGFGGSVGSGGVGFGGSAGSGGAGSGGFEGSAGSGFGSSGSGFGGSAGSGGAGFGGSVGSGGVGSGGLGGSAGSGFGSSGSGFGGSAGSGGAGSAGYGGSAGSGIGASGSGFGGSSGAGFGGSVGSGGAGSGGFGGSAGSGFGSSGSGFGGSTGSGFGGSVGSGGAGFGGSVGSGGAGFGGSVGSGGAGFGGSAGSGGVGSGGFGGSAGSGFGASGSGGYQGPSAPVVPILADERDGPHADGSYSFNFETGDGISRQEQGYPQGETGAVAQQGAWSFTFPDGTPANFQFVADGSGFRVESDLLPTPPPLPPHAIAQIEKAALEDAAASAAGAQGAYSGGSQSGSGAGLGSGAGFGSGAGFGSGAGFGSGAGSGSGAGFGSGAGSGSGAGFGSGASLGAGAGLGSGAGFGSGASLGSGAGFGSGAGLGSGAGFGSGAGLGSGAGFGSGAGLGSGAGFGSGSQGSGAGFGSGSGSQFGGPVSVPAPQTPGRTYGLP